The Anaerolineae bacterium genome includes the window GCTGCGCGATGCTTACCAGCGGCGGGATCAGGTGGGGTTGATCGTGTTTCAGAAGGATCGGGCGCGCCTCGTGCTTCCGCCCACCTCCAGCGTCGAGCTGGCCCAACGAGCTTTGAAGGATATCCCCGTAGGTGGCAAGACCCCCCTATCTAGCGGTCTGTTGTTAGCCTATCAAGTGTGTATGACCGCCAAACGTCGCGATCCCGAGATCATGCCTCTCATTATCCTGCTCACGGATGGCGCTGGCAACGTCTCCATCGCTGGTCTGCCTGCTCAAGAGGAGGCTTTGCGTGTGGCTGACCTGCTGCGTCAAGCCCATCTGCGTAGTGTGGTCATTAACATGGAACACGCCGCCTTCGATCGAGGGCTGGCCCAGAGCCTCGCCATCGCCATGGGGGCACCTTGTTACTCTCTGCCTGATCTGGAAGCGGAATCGCTGCTGCGTACGGTTCGGGATGAACTACCTGTAACTTCCTGGCCGATCGTCCGATCGCCTATAAACCGGCCGCGTTGATCTATGCCACCTCTTTCCTCTGTCATCACTGCGCATCGTCAACTTTGGGCCGATCTGGCATTACTTTCAGTGGCGGCGATCTGGGGGGCCACCTTCGTCATGGTCCGCGATGCCGTCTCCACCTTCCCCGTTTTCGCGTTTCTAGCCGTGCGATTCGTACTGGCGACGATCGCGTTGTTGCCGCTAGCCTGGCGTGAGAAGGCCGATGGCTGGCTGAACCGGCGGTTAATTGCGCAGGGAGGGCTGATGGGGCTGGCCCTGTTCGCCGGCTATGGTTTTCAGACGATGGGGCTGCGTTACACCACACCGGCCAAAGCTGGGTTCATTACGGGGCTCTCCGTCGTGCTGGTGCCGGCGGCATCTGCGCTGCTCCTGCGCCGCCCGCCGACGCGCGCGGCGGCCATCGGCATCGCCCTAGCAACGGGGGGGATGGCTTTGCTCTCCCTCAACGCCGATCTGAGCATCGGCCTAGGCGATCTGCTGGTGCTGGCGTGTGCAGTGAGTTTCGCCGGCCAGATCGTGCTAACAGCCGCCTTTGCGCCCGGGCAACCGACCTTACACCTGACCTGCGTCCAGATCGCCATGGTCGCCCTGACGAGTGGGGCCATCGCTTTGGCTGGAGAGCGGCCTTGGCCCCCGATGAGTGGTCAGGTATTCTTCGCGGCCGTGTTCACAGGGGTGTTGGCTACCTCGTTTGCCTTCGCCACGCAGACGGCAGCTCAGCGTTTTACCAGCCCCACCCATACAGCTCTCATCTTCTCGTTGGAGCCGGTCTTCGCGGCTCTCTTTAGCTTTTTCCTGATCGGCGAGACGCTGACTGGGCGGGCCGTGGCCGGGTGCTCGCTGATTCTGGCTGGCATGTTGACGGCGGAGCTGGGAGATCTGATCTGGCAAGGGCTGAGCCCTCGACGCCGGATAGCCAGGATGAGCCGCGAACAGCCCCGGGAAATGTGACAGCTGTGATCAATCAGGGTGAGGATAAGGATGCACATCCCAGGCAGCTATGAGGACTTGCTCGCTCAGGCACGACAGGCACGCGCCAGCGGCCAGGCAGAACAGGCGGTTGAGCTGTACAGCCGAATCGTGGACCGCCTGAGCGAGGTCTTGCCACAGATGTCCTCGCCTGACGAACGGCTTCAGGATTATTTGATCACTGCGGCCGATGAGCTGCAGCTGGTGCTCGATTGGCAGGGAGATCACGCCCGCGCCAGCGCGCTCTGCCGCCACCTGGCTGAGCTGGACCCGGATGGCCGCTCGCTCTGGCTGCGACGAGCCGCCACCGAACGCATCTACGCCGGAGCAATCGAAGAGGGATTAGCCGAGCTGCGCCGACTAGCGAAGGAGGAACCTGACGAGTTCTGGCATCCGCTCGAATTGGCCGCTCGTTTACTGGACTTGGAACGCCTCGATGAGGCAGAGGTCTGTTTGGCCGAAGCGGAACGGCTGGCTCAAGACAATAAGGAGCGAGGGCTGATCTGCTGGACGCGAGCGCGCTTGCTGCAGGCGCGCGGGCAGTACCTAGAAGCGGCTCACGCATGGGAGGCGGCCTGTAAATACGATCCGTTCTTCAAGCAAGGGGCAGAGACAATCTACCGTATGTTCCTAGAGGTTGGAGATTACGACAACGCCATGGCGTATTTAGACCTGGAGGAGAACCCGCTGCTGGCCGGCTACTATCGCGGCTTGCTAGCTCACCTTCAGGGAGACCGTCTCCGCGCTGAAAAGGCATGGCGACGGATTGTCCGCTACCGGCCAGACGACTTCGAGGCTGGATGGGAAGCCTGGGCGATGGCTCAGCTTCGCCTAGGGGAAAAACAGGCTGCGTTAACGTTTTTGACAGAGCTAGCCCATCGCGGGCACAACACAGAACAATGCTATCTAACTACGGCGCTGGCGTGGGCTGTTTCCGGCAATCCGGATGCGGCCAAAGCCCACCTGGATGTAGCCTTGCGCATCCACCGACAGACATTCGGCCCGCGCGCTTTACTGTCCGCGGAACAATGGCGCGACTTTGAGGAGCTGGTTCCTGATGAGGCACTGAAACAGGAGCTGCAAGGATATTTCGCAGCCAAGAAGCCCTCGCCAGAGGACGTCAGCTGATCCCTGGACGCCCTGCTCCGATTAGTCCTGAGGCACCTTCAGTCGGCCATAGAGCCACCAGAAGCGCTCTCGGGGGAAAGCCGAGACAAGCTCTGACGCCCAGATGAAATCGCTCGGCTGAAACCACAGCTGCAGGCGACAGTCCAGCGTGCGTAATTGCTGAAGGACCTCGGCTGGTATCATGTGCTCTCCGAGATGGTCAATGAGCAGCTGGATGTGGGTACGGATACGTACTTCAGCCGGGTAGGCATCGCTGCATTTCTCTGGCTCCTCGACACACTCGTCTAAAAACCAGGTCCAAGAGTGCAAAAGGCTCTGTAGCTCCTGAACGACATGAGCGCGATAAGCCTCCGGATACCAGCGTCGTGCCCGCTGCAGTTCAGCCTCCGCGTGGGACAGTAAGGCACACTGCTCGGGTGTGAGGCGATCGGCCAGGGCGCGCAGGCGGGCCAGATAGGCCAACACTACACCAATAGACATGGTAGGCCAGCGCGTTCCCGCTGGCGTTTCTACAGCCATGGGCCAGTACAGGCGATCGCGAGTCAGGTAATCGTCCAGCCGCCCGATCATCGCCTGGAGGATTGCGAAATCAGTGGCTTCCTGCTCAGGTTGTACGGCAGAGGCGTCTTTCATCGGGTCATGCTCCTTTCTGAGCTGTGTCCAGGATCAGCGTGACCGGGCCATCGTTGCATAGGCGAACGCCCATATGGGCCTGAAAGCGGCCCGTCTGCGTGGGGATACCCTCATTGCGCAAGTACGCCACAAAGCGCTCGATCAGTGGCTCGGCCTGTTCCGGACGGGCAGCATCAGTAAAGCTGGGGCGACGGCCCTTGCGCGCGTCAGCATAGAGGGTGAACTGAGAGACCACCAGGGCTTGGCCGCCCACATCGGCTAGCGATAAGTTCATCTTTCCTTCGGCATCCTCAAACACCCGCAGACCGGCAATCTTCCGAGCCAGATAGGCTGCCTCTTCCTCACCGTCGCTATGGGTTACGCCGAGGAAGATCAACAGCCCACGGCCGATTGCGCTGATTACCTCGCCTGCAACGATCACTGATGCTTCGCTAACGCGCTGTACCACAGCTCTCATAGCCTATTTTGCCTCTCCAGGTGATCGAAAAGCCGTCGTCATCACTTTGGATCCATCCAGATCGCGGTATCCACCGTCACCGCGCCAACGCGCACAAAAGTTCGCACGTCTATCGGTCGATGTGCCCCGCCAGCGCCGATCAGGGGCAAGCCCACTTTGGCATACCCCCTGCTCCGGCGCAGCCCAGGCTAGCGGCGCCACGGTAGGCCCATAGAGCCACTCCTGCACTGGCGTACCATCCCCGCTAACACGAAACCACTAAGCACCTCCGCTATCCGGAGCAGTGGCAAGCCGAAACGCAGTTGAAGCCCAATAGGAGCCGTGACCCAGATGCTGTACCAGGATAAGTCCAACGAGCACACCCTCTAGGATACCCTCGGGCTGCACTGTAAGCCAAGTCAGCCCGCGGTCGTGGGCGTCTAGTAACCAGAGTGCCAGTTGCCGAGACGCGATCATGGCAGGAAATCGAACACGCTGCAGGTAGGGATCCCAGATGTCGAAGGAGGGGGTACAACGCACTAGAAAGAACCACCCTGGACCGCAAATAGGATTGGGGTCCAGACCTCTCAAATAAAACAACAAGCCAGGGCCGAACAGCTAACGGCTCTCGATTCAGCCCTGTGTGATTTTCACTGATGCGTTCTCAGTACTCTTCAGCCACGTTGCGCAAGCCTTCCGGATCAAGGATGACGACACGTCCACGTTCGGTGGTGATCAATCCCTGCTTGCGAAACCGGCTCATGACGCGAATAGCCGTTTCCACCGTTGTGCCCGTCATATCTGCGATATCCTGCCTGGTTAGAGGCAGATCAATTACCAAGCCATTAGAGTTGCGTTGGGCCGTCGCGGCAGCCAATTTGAGCAGCATCCGGGCAATGCGCCGTTCCACACGCTCGACGGCGAGGCTGTGAATCAGGTCATTGGCGTTGCGCAAACGTCGGCTTAGCTCGCTGATCACAGCGAGTGCCACGCTAGGATACTTTTCCAAGAGGCGAAAGAAATCAGGGCGAGAGATAGCCACCACGGCTACATCCTCCATCGCCTGCGCGCTAGCACTATAGGGTGCGCCGTCGAACACAGCCATCTCGCCGAACATATGGCCTGGGCCGATTACGTCTAAAACGATGTCTCGCCCCTCTTCAGAATGGCGCAAGAGCTTTACCTGGCCAATCCAGACGATATAGAGAGCCTCAGGGGGATCACCGGCGTGGAAAATATAAGCATCCTTGGGATAGCAGCGGCCGATCAACATGTCCGCCACGCTCTCCCAATCCTGTGGGGTTAAGGACAAAAATAACGGCACAGATTTGACGATCTGCACCATGTTTAGATGTAGCTTATCCATGCCCGCCCCCCATAGATTTAGAACAAGCGACGAAACTTTATCTTACCAATCCTTTTTAAG containing:
- a CDS encoding DMT family transporter, producing the protein MPPLSSVITAHRQLWADLALLSVAAIWGATFVMVRDAVSTFPVFAFLAVRFVLATIALLPLAWREKADGWLNRRLIAQGGLMGLALFAGYGFQTMGLRYTTPAKAGFITGLSVVLVPAASALLLRRPPTRAAAIGIALATGGMALLSLNADLSIGLGDLLVLACAVSFAGQIVLTAAFAPGQPTLHLTCVQIAMVALTSGAIALAGERPWPPMSGQVFFAAVFTGVLATSFAFATQTAAQRFTSPTHTALIFSLEPVFAALFSFFLIGETLTGRAVAGCSLILAGMLTAELGDLIWQGLSPRRRIARMSREQPREM
- the dtd gene encoding D-aminoacyl-tRNA deacylase, which codes for MRAVVQRVSEASVIVAGEVISAIGRGLLIFLGVTHSDGEEEAAYLARKIAGLRVFEDAEGKMNLSLADVGGQALVVSQFTLYADARKGRRPSFTDAARPEQAEPLIERFVAYLRNEGIPTQTGRFQAHMGVRLCNDGPVTLILDTAQKGA
- a CDS encoding Crp/Fnr family transcriptional regulator; the encoded protein is MDKLHLNMVQIVKSVPLFLSLTPQDWESVADMLIGRCYPKDAYIFHAGDPPEALYIVWIGQVKLLRHSEEGRDIVLDVIGPGHMFGEMAVFDGAPYSASAQAMEDVAVVAISRPDFFRLLEKYPSVALAVISELSRRLRNANDLIHSLAVERVERRIARMLLKLAAATAQRNSNGLVIDLPLTRQDIADMTGTTVETAIRVMSRFRKQGLITTERGRVVILDPEGLRNVAEEY